In the Pedobacter cryoconitis genome, TTAGCAGTTTTTTTCAGCGTAATTGCCACCCTGAATTTCCCGCTTTTTGTACTCAGGGACAGGATGCCAAACCTATAATTAGCATTGGTATTGATCAAATGTACAACAGTTGAATTCACAGGCGCATTCTTAGTGAAAAAATCTCTGAGTATTTGTTCTGCCTGTGCTTTAGTATATACATCTTCTTCCTCATTTATAGTCAGCTCCACAGATGGGGAAAAGCTTTTACTGATCTCTTTTGAATTCGCAGACTTGAATAACGTTGATATAGAATCAACAATATCTCCTTGAATTAATCCAGGATGGAATAACTGGGTCAAAAAAATCAATGTCGAAAGTATGGGTCTAATCATATTCTAAAGATAACAATAATTCCGCACACAAATTATGCCATTATATAAACTGGACCTTGTACAGGAATTCAAGTGATCATATAACCATGAAGAACTGAAACTCCTGTGGTAAAGATCAGATCAGTGTATAAATTACAATTAGATGCTTCATCAAAATCAATAAGAGTTATATTTGTTTGACATTATTTATCAGCGAAATATCAATTCAATTTAAATGAATAATAAAAAAGTGATGCTCCTCATTCTTGATGGATGGGGTTACGGAAAACAAGACAACTCAGACGCAGCTTACGCAGCAAATACACCTTTCTTTGATTCTTTACTGAAAAACTATCCAAACTCAAAACTGGAAGCATCCGGTGAGGCTGTAGGCCTGCCTGCCGGACAGATGGGGAATTCTGAAGTTGGGCACATGAACCTGGGTGCAGGAAGAGTCGTTTACCAGGAACTGGGAAGAATTAACAAAGCAATCAGCGATGGCTCTATTCTAACTAATCAGACTTTAGTTGATGCTTTTGATTACGCTAAGAAAAATAACAAAGCTGTTCATTTTATCGGACTAGTATCTGATGGTGGTGTGCACGCCCATATCAATCATTTAAAAGGATTATGTGATGCTGCAAATGATCAGGGACTGAAAGATGTCTTTATTCATGGCTTTTTAGATGGCAGGGATACAGATCCGAATTCAGGCTTGGGCTTCATTAAAGAACTGGATGACCACTTAAAAACCTCTACCGGCAAAATAGCCAGTTTAATTGGCCGTTATTATGCGATGGACAGAGATTCCCGCTGGGAACGCGTTAAACAAGCTTATGATGTCATGACTAAAGGAGTAGGTTTACCTACACAAAATCCTTTAAAAGCTATCGAACAATCTTATGCTGATGGCATTACAGATGAGTTTGTTAAGCCTATCGTAGTTACTGGAGCAGACCATCAGCCTTTGGCCGTGATCGCTCCCGACGATGTCGTGATCTGCTTCAATTACAGAACAGACCGTGGCAGAGAAATTACTGCTGCCCTGACTCAAAATGACTATCCTGAATTTGAGATGCACAAATTGCCATTGTACTATGTAACAATGACTACTTATGATGAGAATTTCGAAGGTGTAAAAGTTATTTTTACTAAAGATGACCTGACAGAAACGCTGGGAGAAATCTTAGAGAAAAATCATAAAAACCAAATCCGTATTGCGGAAACAGAAAAGTATCCTCACGTTACTTTCTTTTTCTCTGGCGGCAGAGAACTGCCTTTCGAAAACGAGAAGAGATTAATGGTTCCTTCTCCGAAAGTAGCAACTTATGATCTTAAACCAGAAATGAGCGCGCAGGGAATTACAGATGCAATTACCAAAGAGCTGGAAACAGGCTGGGCAGATTTCATTTGTCTGAACTTCGCGAACCCAGATATGGTAGGCCATACAGGTGTATTTGAAGCTGTTATTAAAGCCGTTGAAACTGCAGACCGTTGTGCACAGGAAGTAGTTACTAAGGGCCTTGAAAATGGTTACTCTTTTATTATTCTCGCAGACCACGGAAATTCAGAATATATGGTAAACAAAGATGGTTCTGTAAATACGGCACATACCACCAACCTGGTTCCTTGTATTTTAGTAGGTACAGATTATACGGCAATCGCTGATGGTAAATTAGGTGATGTTGCACCTACAATCCTGAAGTTAATGGGAATTGAGAAGCCTGCGATCATGACAGGAAATGAATTGATATAATGAAGAAACTGTCATTCCTTTCTTTAAGCATTTTAGTTTTTGTGGCCTGTACTTCTACAGCGCCCAAAAACCAGCATGCGCCTTTGACTTATTTTGATCTGAAGGATTATATAGCGACAGAGGCTAAACGTTTAACGGCATTAAATCCTGAGATTGATAAAACCGTTATTGTGAATAAAGCTTCGGAGCGTAAAAAACTGAAGATTGCAGACTGGTCAAAAGAATTGTCCTCTTTTTCTGATGCTGACATCAATAAATCTGCCTGGCAGGGACTGTTTACGGCAGAAAAAGCTAAAGATTCAGAAACCTATCTTTCTAACGATGAAAAGGTACCTGTTAAATCACTTATTGTAAACTATAGAAACGGTAAGATTCACGGCATAAAGCTGCTGATCAGCAATACCAATTCACTGTATACTTCAAATGATACACTTTCTTATTTTCCTGATAGCTTATATGAGGTGAAGAAAACGCAGAACATTAAGTTACTGAATGGAAAAAGTTATGCGATTACAGGAAGATTCAATTAAAAATCATTGACCTTTAAAATAAGTTATCAATAAAAAAAGCCAGAGCGTATACTCTGGCTTTTTTTATTGATAACTTATTTGTGTTTTATTTCAAACTTGCCACCTGTGCTTTCACATAGTCTATCAAAGAAATGATATCCTTACGCAAAGGCTGAACAGTTAACACTTTTTGAAAATCTGCAACTGAATTGTTAAATAAAACAATACAAGCATCTTTATCTACGCGTTTCTTGATTTTATAAGATTTATAAATTGCATAATCTTTATAAGCTAAACCTCTGTTCTGCAACAATTGGGTAT is a window encoding:
- a CDS encoding DUF4783 domain-containing protein, giving the protein MIRPILSTLIFLTQLFHPGLIQGDIVDSISTLFKSANSKEISKSFSPSVELTINEEEDVYTKAQAEQILRDFFTKNAPVNSTVVHLINTNANYRFGILSLSTKSGKFRVAITLKKTANTFFITELRIEPDK
- the gpmI gene encoding 2,3-bisphosphoglycerate-independent phosphoglycerate mutase, coding for MNNKKVMLLILDGWGYGKQDNSDAAYAANTPFFDSLLKNYPNSKLEASGEAVGLPAGQMGNSEVGHMNLGAGRVVYQELGRINKAISDGSILTNQTLVDAFDYAKKNNKAVHFIGLVSDGGVHAHINHLKGLCDAANDQGLKDVFIHGFLDGRDTDPNSGLGFIKELDDHLKTSTGKIASLIGRYYAMDRDSRWERVKQAYDVMTKGVGLPTQNPLKAIEQSYADGITDEFVKPIVVTGADHQPLAVIAPDDVVICFNYRTDRGREITAALTQNDYPEFEMHKLPLYYVTMTTYDENFEGVKVIFTKDDLTETLGEILEKNHKNQIRIAETEKYPHVTFFFSGGRELPFENEKRLMVPSPKVATYDLKPEMSAQGITDAITKELETGWADFICLNFANPDMVGHTGVFEAVIKAVETADRCAQEVVTKGLENGYSFIILADHGNSEYMVNKDGSVNTAHTTNLVPCILVGTDYTAIADGKLGDVAPTILKLMGIEKPAIMTGNELI